One Streptomyces dangxiongensis genomic window, GCGAACCGTCTGGCCGCCGCCCGTCGCCGTCACGTACGCGGAGTAGGCGCCGTCGACGGTGCCGCCCAGCTTGGTGTTGACGGTGAGGCCGACCGAGGCCTTGCCGTGCGCCGGGACGGTGACCTTCGTCGCGGCGAGCTTGAAGAAGCCCGCCGGGGCCGCCGCACCCTTGGGATCGATGGCACGGCTGGCGAGGGTGAGCGTGACGTCCTCGGCACCGAGGTTGCGGTAGGTCAGCGGCCTGGTGGCCGGCTTGTCGTCGGTGTGCGGCCACTGCTGCACACCGAAGGTCACCGACACGGGCTCGGCGACGATCGACTGCTTGATGGCCTTGTCGACCTGGATGCGGCCCGAACCCTGCTGGAACGGGGTGTACTTGTCGTCCCTTGCGGAGCCGGTGAGGGCGCCCTTCAGCTCGGCGTAGCCCCAGTCGGGGTGCTGCTGCTTCAGGATGGCCGCGGCGCCCGCGACGTGCGGGGTGGCCATCGAGGTGCCGGAGATGGTCAGGTAGCCCTCGGGCTTCTCACCGACCTCCTCGTCGATGACGCTGCCCTTGGCCGCGGCCGCGGTGATGTCCACGCCGGGCGCGGTGACGTCCGGCTTGATGGCGCCGTCGCCGGTGCGGGGGCCGGTGGAGGAGAAGTCGGCGAGCTTGTCCTTCTTGTCGACGGCGCCGACGGTGAGCGCGGCGTCCGCGCTGCCCGGCGAACCGATCGACTGGGGGCCGTCGTTGCCCGCGGCGATCGCGAACAGGACGCCCTTCTCGGCGGAGAGCTTGTTGACCTCGGCCTCGAGGGGGTCGATCTCGGGGGTGTCGTAGCCGCCGAGGCTCAGGTTGATGACGGAGGCGCCCCGGGAGGCCGCCCACTCCATGCCGGCGAGGACGCCGGAGTCGTCACCGGAGCCGGTGTCGTCCAGGACCTTGCCGTTGAGGATCTTGGCGTCGGGGGCGACGCCCTTGTACTTGCCGCCGGACTTGGCGCCGGTGCCCGCGACGATGGACGCGACGTGCGTGCCGTGCCCGAAGTGGTCGGTGGCGTCGGCGGCGGCGGTGAAGTTCCGGGCCTCGATCACCTGGTTCTTCAGGTCGGGGTGGGTGGCGTCCACACCGGTGTCCAGGACGGCGACCTTGACGCCCTTGCCGGTGTAGCCGGCCTTCCAGGCGGTGGGGGCGCCGATCTGCGGCACGGACTTGTCGAGGCTGGCCCTGCGGACACCGTCGAGCCAGACGTGCGCGATGCCGGAGGCGGACCGGCTGCCGTCGGTGACCGCGTGCCACAGGTCCGTGACGTCCTTGACCGGGGTCTGCACGGCGTCCGCGTTGAGCGCCTTCAGGCTGTGGCGCAGGGTGCCCGCGTCGCGGACGCCGGCCTTGGCGGTGGCGGCGGTGCCGCGGTAGCCGACGATGACCTTCAGGCCGTTCTTCTGGGCCTTGCGGGTGGCGGCCTTGTTCAGCTCGGTGATGTCGAACAGGCGCTGGTCCAGCGTGCCGGAGGCGACCAGGTGGGCCGCGTCGGCCGGGACGACCAGCGTGTGTCCGGCGGTCCTGCGGACCTCGAACGGTATGTGCTCGCGTCCCTCGGCCCGATCCAGGCCGACGACGCGGCCCTTGGCGTCGAGGGCGACGCGGTCACCGGTGATGAGGGTGACGTGGTGCTTGGCGCTGGACGTCGGGGCGGCGGTGCCGGGCGCCGGGGCCCCTGTGGGCTTCGCCGACGCCGGGCTGGTCATACCCGCTGCGAGGGCGACTGCTGCGGCCGTTGCCACGGTGGCCCCAGCCACTCTTTTCACTTGTCTGCGCAAGATCTCCCCCTGGAGATGGTGTGCCGGGCGAATTCCCCGTTCGCCCGGCCGGGGGAAGCCTCGTACGTCTGCACGTCAGCCCCCCGGATCCCGAAGTATGCCGGGGGGGCATCTGACGGCTCAAGAGAGGGGAGGGGGGTGGGAGAGCGCCCGGGAGAAACTGTTACGCGGTGG contains:
- a CDS encoding S8 family peptidase is translated as MTSPASAKPTGAPAPGTAAPTSSAKHHVTLITGDRVALDAKGRVVGLDRAEGREHIPFEVRRTAGHTLVVPADAAHLVASGTLDQRLFDITELNKAATRKAQKNGLKVIVGYRGTAATAKAGVRDAGTLRHSLKALNADAVQTPVKDVTDLWHAVTDGSRSASGIAHVWLDGVRRASLDKSVPQIGAPTAWKAGYTGKGVKVAVLDTGVDATHPDLKNQVIEARNFTAAADATDHFGHGTHVASIVAGTGAKSGGKYKGVAPDAKILNGKVLDDTGSGDDSGVLAGMEWAASRGASVINLSLGGYDTPEIDPLEAEVNKLSAEKGVLFAIAAGNDGPQSIGSPGSADAALTVGAVDKKDKLADFSSTGPRTGDGAIKPDVTAPGVDITAAAAKGSVIDEEVGEKPEGYLTISGTSMATPHVAGAAAILKQQHPDWGYAELKGALTGSARDDKYTPFQQGSGRIQVDKAIKQSIVAEPVSVTFGVQQWPHTDDKPATRPLTYRNLGAEDVTLTLASRAIDPKGAAAPAGFFKLAATKVTVPAHGKASVGLTVNTKLGGTVDGAYSAYVTATGGGQTVRTAAAVQREVESYDVTLKFIGRDGKPAPYYGADLSGVAGLAKGVSLSPYDKSGTVKVRAPKGTYILNTSVYGDPKDASKGIDWIAQPKLTVGKKQTITIDARRARPVDVTVPATGLKSQFASPEYDVTIGDGQYGYGWFLDSYKNFRTAHLGPELPAGSLWQQWDAHWTKGAHEEYDVTSGGPVKQLATGYTKHYKAGDLATVKARLGAPAKGKKGTIDAVGWLPGSSGASSVSIPQPLPGTRTLHLSAKGGVKWELEFEQSGGTDQDGFPVTDAGYGLGQFAFKAGRTYTKTVNTAVFGPHLDKDSGLFRDGNEISGALSLVADSAKHNGYSGFTSVNTTLYRNGTKVGSNDDPLYGEKTFKVPAGDAAYRLTTSVKRSPKVSEASTRIDAAWTFHSKRLSDTFTRLPASALHFGATTGLDSRVAAGKTVTFPVTVEGSAAGGNLKSLAVYVSYDGKNFKRTDVRSGRITVRNPAKDKAVSFRAKITDKKGNTSEITIYNAYYGK